From Myotis daubentonii chromosome 7, mMyoDau2.1, whole genome shotgun sequence, a single genomic window includes:
- the TMEM177 gene encoding transmembrane protein 177 yields MAGPLWRAAAFVQRHRTGLLVGSCAGLFGAQILYHLFPDPVVRWLYQYWPQGQPALLSPKLQRLFQEVLQDVGVPSGHCYKAFTTFTFQPVSAGFPRLPAGAVVGIPASFLSDTLTNTDRPVIVHGQRVDWKSPEGTRLRDALTLSHDAQKFALAREVVYLESGTAALQALPAPACLAGTWTLSMSAKHALGLYGGPMNLRVAFNLVAAVVGFVAYAFSTDSLTHALEAWLDRRTASMSAAYAQGGAEFYEKVLSGNLALRSLLGPPGEKLYTPSGNIVPRSWFRIKHLPYTTRRDSVLQMWRATRNPGHS; encoded by the coding sequence ATGGCGGGTCCCCTGTGGCGGGCCGCGGCATTTGTGCAGAGACATAGGACAGGCCTATTGGTGGGTTCCTGTGCAGGCCTGTTTGGGGCCCAGATCTTGTACCACCTCTTCCCAGATCCTGTGGTTCGATGGCTCTACCAGTACTGgcctcagggccagccagccctgctctccCCAAAGCTTCAGAGACTCTTCCAAGAGGTGCTACAGGACGTTGGCGTCCCGTCAGGCCATTGCTACAAGGCCTTCACCACTTTCACCTTCCAGCCGGTGAGTGCTGGCTTCCCAAGACTCCCTGCTGGGGCCGTGGTGGGCATCCCCGCCAGCTTCCTGAGTGACACATTGACCAACACTGACCGCCCTGTGATTGTACATGGGCAGAGAGTGGACTGGAAAAGCCCAGAAGGTACCCGGCTGAGAGATGCCCTGACCCTGTCCCATGATGCCCAGAAGTTTGCCTTGGCCAGGGAGGTGGTGTACCTGGAGAGCGGTACAGCGGCCCTGCAGGCCCTGCCGGCCCCCGCTTGCCTGGCAGGAACTTGGACGCTGAGCATGAGTGCCAAGCATGCCCTGGGGCTCTACGGAGGCCCCATGAACTTAAGAGTTGCCTTCAACCTGGTGGCAGCAGTGGTAGGCTTTGTGGCTTACGCCTTCTCCACGGACTCTCTCACCCATGCCCTGGAAGCCTGGCTGGACCGCCGCACAGCTTCCATGTCTGCAGCCTATGCCCAGGGCGGAGCGGAGTTCTATGAGAAGGTTCTGTCTGGCAACCTGGCCCTGCGCAGCCTCTTGGGTCCACCCGGAGAGAAGCTGTATACGCCCAGTGGGAACATCGTTCCCCGAAGTTGGTTCCGCATCAAACATTTACCCTACACGACCCGCCGGGATTCCGTGCTGCAGATGTGGAGGGCGACACGCAACCCGGGCCACTCCTGA